From one Equus asinus isolate D_3611 breed Donkey chromosome 5, EquAss-T2T_v2, whole genome shotgun sequence genomic stretch:
- the HES1 gene encoding transcription factor HES-1, producing MPADIMEKNSSSPVAATPASVNTTPDKPKTASEHRKSSKPIMEKRRRARINESLSQLKTLILDALKKDSSRHSKLEKADILEMTVKHLRNLQRAQMTAALSTDPSVLGKYRAGFSECMNEVTRFLSTCEGVNTEVRTRLLGHLANCMTQINAMTYPGQPHPALQAPPPPPPGPGGPQHAPFAPPPPLVPIPGGAAPPPGGAPCKLGSPAGEAAKVFGGFQVVPAPDGQFAFLIPNGAFAHSGPVIPVYTSNSGTSVGPNAVSPSSGPSLTADSMWRPWRN from the exons atgccagctgatataatggagaaaaattCCTCGTCCCCGGTGGCTGCTACCCCAGCTAGTGTCAACACGACACCGGATAAGCCAAAGACAGCATCTGAGCACAGAAAG TCATCAAAGCCTATCATGGAGAAAAGACGAAGAGCAAGAATAAATGAAAGTCTGAGCCAGCTGAAAACACTGATTTTGGATGCTCTTAAGAAAGAT AGCTCGCGGCATTCCAAGCTGGAGAAGGCGGACATTCTGGAAATGACAGTGAAGCACCTCCGGAACCTGCAGCGGGCGCAGATGACGG CCGCGCTAAGCACAGACCCGAGCGTGCTGGGGAAGTACCGCGCCGGCTTCAGCGAGTGCATGAACGAGGTGACCCGCTTCCTGTCCACGTGCGAGGGCGTTAACACCGAGGTGCGCACCCGGCTGCTCGGCCACCTGGCCAACTGCATGACCCAGATCAACGCCATGACCTACCCCGGGCAGCCACATCCCGCCTTgcaggcgccgccgccgcccccgccagGACCCGGCGGTCCTCAGCACGCGCCATTCGCGCCGCCGCCTCCGCTCGTGCCCATCCCCGGGGGCGCGGCGCCCCCTCCCGGCGGCGCGCCCTGCAAGCTGGGCAGCCCGGCTGGGGAGGCGGCTAAGGTGTTCGGCGGCTTCCAGGTGGTGCCGGCTCCCGACGGCCAGTTTGCCTTCCTCATCCCCAACGGGGCCTTCGCTCACAGCGGTCCGGTCATCCCAGTCTACACCAGCAACAGCGGGACCTCCGTGGGCCCCAACGCAGTGTCCCCTTCCAGCGGCCCCTCGCTCACGGCGGACTCCATGTGGAGGCCGTGGCGGAACTGA